ACCTGTGTTGTGGTGATACTCCCCCCCCTCGGGCAGCTTCGCGATAGGATGAATGAACGCGATGCAACTCTTCGCATCGAGCGCATGGATAGGTCATGAAACATTGTATGCAACTTCTGTTGTGCCTTGGATTCAGTGTATGCCTGATGAGTTCGGTGGCATGGGCTCAGGACCCGAAACCCGCCGAAGAGCTTGTTGGAGAACAGGCCCGCGAGGAAGCATTACTCGCTGCTGCCAGCGAGATTGCTGTACAGGTCGCCAACATCCGAGGCCTCGAGTTACTGGCCGAGATCCCCAAAGGGGTCAAAGACCGCGAAGCGCTTCGCACGATGCTCATTGAGCAGCTCCACAACGAGATTCCCGAAGAGGTCTTTCTCGCAGAAGAGCAGATGTTTAAGCGCCTGGGCATCTTCGAGCCCGAGGTCAACTACCGTCAGCTGATGCTGGACCTGCTCACCGAGCAAATTGCCGGCTTCTACGATCAAAGCGCCAAAGAGCTCTACATCATGGTGGGGCTACCCGAGCAGTTGCAGTACTCGGCGATGGCCCATGAGATCTTTCATGCCATTCAAGATCAGCATTTCGATATTGGCGCGTTGCTCGCCCCCTTTACCTCTCAGGAGAACGGGGATTTCGCACTGGCGCGCATGGCGCTGATCGAGGGGGATGCCACCGTTCTGATGATCGATTACGTGCTCTACGAGAGCGGGACGCTTCCTGCCGGCCGCGCGCTGAGCGTGGCCGATGTCCCCATGATCACCGCCACCCTGCTGGAGATGAACACCGAAGAACTCGCCGCCACTGAGGGCATGGGCACCCCGGGGATGATGGGAATGGGCGAGAGCGCTGTTCCCTCTCTGACCGACTCGGTGCTGGGAAGCGCCCCGCGGATTGTGCGCGATCTGCTGCTCTTCCCCTATATCGAAGGGATGCGTTTTGTGCTGCGCGCGCGGGCCAACCGCAACTGGAGTGATGTGGACGCGATCTACGCCGACGCGCCGGTTTCCACCACCCAGATCCTGCACCCGGAGCGCTATTTTGCCGGAGAGCTTCCCATCGACGTTCAGTTTGATGCGGCGGAAGCGCTTGGCGGCTACGAACCGATCTTCGACTCGGTGCTGGGCGAACTTCAGATTCGCTCCTGGCTGGCCACCCATACCGACCGTTACGAGGGGATCCCTGATCCGGGCGAAAGCGCTGCGGGCTGGCGCGGCGACCGATTGCTTGGCTACCGCAATGACTCCGGTGAGGTGGTGGCCGTGCATGTCAGCAGCTGGGAGAACGAAGACGAAGCCCGCGAGTTCGCCAGCGCTCAGGTCGCGATCGCTGAGGCGCGCTACGAGGCCGGCGCAACCCACCAGAGCGGTGAACATGGTGAGTCCTGGTGCCTGCGTCACGGGCCAAACACCGATGGAGAGCGCGTGTACATCGAACGCTGGGGCGATCTCGTGCTTTTGATTGATGGTGCCCCCTCCAGCCTGGGCGAAACCGGTGAGGAACGCGACCCGACGACGTACCTGGCGCGAGATGCGGTATGGAACACCCTCTCCCGCGTGCCCTTTGAAGCCGCGCTCGCGGCTCGCGAAGCTAACAAGGACGCCGAAGAAGAGCAGTCGGACGAAGTAAGCGCCGAAGGCGCGCCGGCCGACAATGATCTCCGAGAAACCAGATAAAGCCGCGACCATCCGTGTCTCCTCCCCCTTCACCATCAAAGTGTCGCCGAAGGGGGGGCGTCAGCAGGTGTTTCCCTGCGCATCAAATGCCCCTTCAATATGAACGATTGCGGCCGGGCGTTTGCCGAAGTCGACTGTGATGACGTCAAAACGATAGCGCACGCCGGTACGTCGACGCTGGCAGATGTAGCGATGAGCCAGACGCGCGATGGTACGCCGCTTGCGGTAACTCACCGCCAGAGTCGGTGAGAAGCGATCACAACGGCGGCGACTCTTGACCTCCACGAAGGCGACAATCGGGTCCTCCCCGGGGCGTGCTTTACATGCGACCAGATCGAGTTCGCCGTAACGTGAGCGCACATTTTGTGCCTCAATCGACCATCCCTTTTGCTCCAGATACGCGCGCGCCAACGCCTCGCCGGCAAGTCCCAGCTGCTCGACATCCTCGCGTTCGATCCAGTCCCCACTTCCAACACTCATGGTCTCCCCCTTCACGTTGGTAGAGTTGCGGGTCTTCTCATACCGCTTCATGTGGCAGCGCTCAGGGCGCCACGTGATGCATCTTCAAAGACTGAACACGCGTATCGTACCGTCAAGGCAAATCGGTTGAGATCCCGACAAATTCGCGCACGCCTTTAAAACTCTTTCGGTGCAGCGGGCAGGGACCGAGTGTGGCAATCGCTTTGCGGTGGGCGGCCGTTCCGTAACCCTTGTGCCCCTCAAAACCATATCCGGGCCATCGCACTTCGGCCTCTCGCATCAAGCGATCTCGGGAGACTTTGGCAACGACGCTGGCCGCTGCTATGGCAAAGCTACGCGCATCGCCTTTGACCACCGCAACCTGGGGAAGATCGACATCGGGTATGAGCATGTTGCCATCGACGACGATGAGGTCGGGGCGCTGCTCGCGAACTTCGACAAGTTGGTGCACCGCGTGGCGCATCGCCTCAAAGGTGGCCTGAAGAATGTTGATCGCGTCGATACGCTCGGCACTGGCGGCAGCCATCGCCACGCGTCGGGGTTGCGCACAGAGGGCGTCGTAGAGAACTTCGCGATCGGCCTCCTGCATCTTCTTAGAGTCGTTGAGGCCGGGCCAATCCGAAGCATCGTCCACACTGAGCGTCCACCAACAAGCCGCGGCGTGCACCGGGCCGGCAAGCGGTCCGCGACCCGCCTCATCGACCCCTATGATGTGCAGGTGTCCCCGCTCACGAAGCTCACGCTCCAGCTCACCGATCTCGGGAGGCGTCGCGGTAAAAAGGGCCTGCTGACTCATGATTTGGCTCCCAGGATGGCGATCTGCCCCTGACGTGCCGCGCTCTTAAAGACCGACTCAAGGCGCGAGGCGTGGGCAGGCGTCATCATCAAGGCCGGATCGGCGATCCAGATCGATTCGAGCCCGCTTCTCTCATCGCCGCGGGCTGTGCTGATAAAAAGAGAGAGCGCAAGCGCGCACACCACCACCTGAACCTCGGCCGAGCGAGTACGCTGCCACAGCTCAAGCTGCTCACCGGTGAGCGCTTCAACACGAAGCTCTCCGCGATCATCAAGGGAGACATCGCTAAAGCGTTCTGAGAGCACATGCCCGCAAACCTTCGACCACATCGCCCGAGTACTCTCACTTAGCGCGCCGTGAATCCACTGCCCGTTGCGCTCGGCAACCCACTTTAAGAGCTCCAGGGGGTTGGACGGCAGCGGAGCAGCGCTGCCGTCGGCCCCCTGATCGGCGTTGGCACGGATCTCAACCGGGTCGGCGCCCAGGCTCTGAAGGTCGTTCTCCAGCTGAAACGAGTTCATGACAAACGAAGGCAGTTCGCTGCGGCGGCGCTTCAACTCGACGAGCTCAGCCTGCAGCGAATCGAGCTCCTTGCGGGCACGACGGTACTCGGGGTTGGTGCGCACCGCCTCAAGCTGCGACTCCATCCGCTGGATGACTGTTCGCAGCTTGCGCGCCATCGGGATGCGCGCCTGAAGCTCTTCTTCGCGCTCCACGCCGGCATGAAGCAGCGTGTGTTCGACCTGTTCCAGCACTCGAATCTGTTCCTCTCGGAGCTGAGAGATGCGCCGGCGGATCGAGTCCAATCTCACCTGGTGAACGCTCGCTTTGCTCAGGCTGGTATAATAACGCAGCAAGACAAAGGCCCCCAGCGCAAGGCCGGGAATGCTGCCCAGCGCGAAGATGCGGTGGGTTTGATGGAAGACCAGGCTGGCGACAAAGGCGGCTAATGCAATGCCCACGCCCAGCCAGAAAAGCGGTGTGCGCGTGGGCTCGTCGGGCACCGAGAGCTCGATCTGGCGGCGCTCGGTATCGAGCTGGCTTTGCAGTCGTCCGAGCTGCGCATCGTAGTCGTCCATTCGGGCGTCGCGGCTCTGGAGAAGCTCGATCTCCTCATCGCTGAGCTCAGCGAGTTCGACCTCCGCGAGCTTTTCGCGGGCCCGGGTAAGTTTCTCTTCGAGCTCCGCGCCTTCTCCCAGGGCACGCTGACCGTCTTCAACCCGCAGGTCGAGCTCTTTGATCTGGTCCTCGATCGACTCCACCTCAAGCGAGGTCAGATAGAGGCGGGCGAGCTCAGGGATGCGCGGGTCGTTGCCCAGGGTGGCCGCGTTGATCACCGTCTCGATATCAAAGTCAAAACGCCACAGATGCAGTGCGTAGAACGTGGCCAGGTCAGGAAGGTTGAGCTTCTCCTGGAGTGCGCGCTGCACGTCGGCCGCCCCGCGGGCAAGCTCCTCGTAGCCGGAAGTGGTCTTTCGCTGCAGGCGCACCGATTCGGTGGCAGCCTGACGGACGACCCGCAAAGAGCTTCCCCGGGCCAGAAAGGCGCAGGCCAACTTCACGCCTCCCGAGGCTTTAAACACGCGATCTTCGAGCGCTGCAGCCTGGGCCGGATAGAGGCAGAGCACCAGCAGGTCCTGGACATCGGACGCCCCTACCCCCGCCGGCAGCTCCAAGACCTGGAGGGGCTCATCGATGCGCACTCGCGCCGGGCGGCTCTGAGCGAGAACCCCCTGAAAGATTAGCTCCTGAAGTTGCATACGCTCTGGCTCGACAGTCCCGAGAGGGAGGAAGACCGCTTTGCTGACAGGGGCAATGATACGTCGGGGCAGCCAGATGGGTAAAGGAGCAACGCGGCGCCCCGGCATCGGGGTCAAGAAATGACAACGCCCACGGCCAGTGCCGTGGGCGTTGTCCGACCCCGGAGGCGATGCGCGCATCAGGCGGCTGCATCGCCCTGAATCTTAAAGCCCGCCCTTGCGCGCGCGCTTGGTGCGAATCCGGGCGCTCTTGCCGGCGCGCTCGCGCAGGTAGTAGAGCTTGGCGCGACGCACGCGACCGATCGAGGCGACCTCGATCTTCTCGATGCGCGGGCTGTGGATCGGGAAGATACGCTCCACGCCAACACCGTTGGAGATCTTGCGCACGGTCACGGTCTCTTCGACGCCGGCGCCGCTGCGGCCAAGCACCACGCCTTCGTAAACCTGGACGCGCTCTTTTTCGCCTTCGCGAATGAGCAGGTGGACGCGGACGGTGTCGCCAGGACGGAAGTCCGGGTGATCTTCACGCAGGTGAGCTGCGGCGATTTTCTTGAGCAATTCCATGACGCTTCTCCATCGTTCGAAATCAAAAAGGCCGCCTCAAGACGCGAACTCCACGCCGTCCTCGGACCCGGCCGTACCGTTTAGCAAGTCGCTGACCGTCGCCATCAAGCGCCAGTCGAAAAGACCGGGTGAGAAATTCACCGGTCCTTTAGAGTCGGGGAGAACTAGCACCCCACGCCCAAGACTTCAAGTCCTTTTGATACGGGGGACACCAACCCGGGCACACGTCCTGGCGAGAACCTTGTCGCCGGAGGGCGATTCCGCCATAAAGACCGGGCGATGCCCTGTTTCTAAGGAGAACTCTCAGCGATGGCAACAAAGAAGACAACATCAGATCGTCGGGCGATGGTGGTGGGAGCCGCCGGCGGGTTGGGCGTACACCTGGTGCGCGCATTGAGTGAGGCCGGTTGGGAGGTTGTTGCGGTGGATCGCCGCGAGCTGACCGCGACCGGCAGGGAGTCGTTGCTCGAAGGCTCCCCAAACATCACCTGGCACCAGCTCGAAGGCCGCGATGAAGCGATCGGCGAGTTGATGGCGGGATGCCAGGCGGTGATCAACGCCGCGGCCACGGTGAACATCTCCGAGCCCTACCGTGCGCTGGCGTTAGACAACGTGGAGTTGCCTCGCCGGCTCTACATGAGCGCACGTGATGCCGGCGTGGAGCAGGTCGTGCAGATCAGCTGCGCCTCGGTGTACGACGGCGAGCGCGGGGTTCGCACCGAAGACTCTCCGGTCGACCCGTATAACGACTATGAACGCACCAAGATCGAGGCGGAGCACGAGCTGGAGGCGTTGCGCGCGGGCGGCGGTCCGGCGCTTACGATCCTGCGCCCCGGCCTGCTCTATGGGCCGGGCTGTACCGAGATGAGCGCGGGACTTGTGACGGTGGTGGCGATTCTTCGCGACCTTGCCAGCTACCTGCCCGGGCTTCGGGGCGGGCCGCGCACCAACTGGTGCCATGCGGCGGACGTGGCCAGTGCGGTGATGGTCGCGCTGACCCACCCCGAGGGACGCGACACGACCCTTAATGTGGGCGATGATACCGCGCTTAGCTTCGGCGAGGTGCTCACCTCGATCGCCGAGGGCTACGGCATCGACCTGGGCCCCTCGGTTCCCATGCCCACGGTGACCTTCTGGGCGATGGTCAGCCCGCTGATCGATAACGACTTTGCCTTCGGGCGGATGCGCGGTCTTCTGCGACTTTTGTGGAAGCGCATTCAGCGCGAACATAGGCTCAGCAGCCCGCTCAGGCCCCGACTCGACCGTAGCGCACTCTTCTACGTTCGCGAAGATGCGGTGATGGTCTCCGAGAAGTTGCGACAGCTGGGGTGGGCACCGGCCTGGAAGGACTTTCGTCAGGGCATTGTCCCGACGATCCGCTGGTATCAGCAGGCCGGTTGGGTGCCTCGTTTTGATACGGAGGCGCTCCAGGAGCGGCGCGACGGTCGTGTGGGCAGTCAGTACACCTTTGAAGAGCAGGTCAGCGGAGAACTTGAAGGAAGCCGCCGAGTCAGCGAGGTTCGCGCCGCGCTGGTGGTCACCCTGGAGCAATGGCCCGCCCCGCCGATGCGACACGAGGGTTGTGTGGAGGGCACACTTTCGATCTCGGGCCTTGCCCTGGAAGCCCCCCTTCTGGGCACGGTCGTGCTCGACTACGGCCCTCTTCCCACGATGCGCTACGAATTTGGATTCAAAGATGACGAGGGACGCGCCCATCGCCTGAGCTTCACCCGCGCGATGACGCTGCCGCACCCTCTCTGCTCCTGGAGTTCGGCGCGTGGCGATCTCATCGATCAGTGGGGCGACACGCTTGGGCGCGTTACGCTCAACGATGAAGGTGAAGCCAGGCCACGCGCATGGCTGGGAGTACGCGCGTGAGCACTCAACGCTTTGATCCCGGTCCCCTACCCTCGCTGCCCTCCTCGTATGAGCGGCGCCCCAGGCGCTTCGAACACATCGATGCGCAAACCTGGGAGAGCTGGCACTGGCAACACCAGAACCGTCTGCGGCGGCCCGAGCATTTTGAAGATGTTCTGGAGCTGAGCGCTGGCGAGCGCGAGGCTTTTCAGAAGAGCGCGCAGCGCTTTCGGGTAGCGGTCACGCCGCACTATGCGGCGTTGATGTCAGGTAGCAATCCCGGCTGCGGCGTGCGCCAGCAGGGCCTTCCACAACCCGGCGAGCTTCGAAACTACGACTTTGAGCTTGAAGATCCCCTGGCCGAAGAGGCGCATATGCCGGTGCCGGGGATCACGCACCGTTATCCGGATCGAGTGCTCTTCTATGTCTCGCACCATTGCCCGGTGTACTGCCGGCATTGCACGCGCAAGCGCAAGGTCTCCGATCCGACCACCGCAGCGGCCCGCGACCAGCTCGCACAGGGGCTGGAGTACATTCGCACGACCCCCACGGCCCGCGACGTGGTGGTGAGCGGCGGCGATCCCTTGACGCTCTCCGACGAGCGACTCGGCGAGGTTTTAAGGGCGCTGCGCGCCATCGATCATGTGGAGGTGATTCGTCTGGGGACACGCAACCCGGTGACATTGCCGCAGCGCATCACCCCGGAGCTCTGTGAGATCCTGCGCGAGGTGCGCCCGGTCTACGTTCACACCCACTTCAACCATCCCGATGAGCTCAGCCAGGAGAGCGCCCGGGCGTTACGAATGCTCCTGGACGCAGGCTGCGTACTGGGCAACCAGATGGTGCTTTTACGTGGCGTTAACGATCGCCCCGAGACGGTGATGGAGCTTAACCGCCAGCTCTTACGCCTGGGGTGTCGGCCCTACTACATGCTGCAATGCGATATGGCGCAGGGGATCTCCCACTTTCGCACCCCGCTTCAAACCGGGCTGACGATCATGAAGCATCTTCGCGGTCGCATCGGCGGGATGGGCGTACCCCACTTTGTGGTGGATTTGCCCGGAGGTGGCGGCAAGGTGGAGCTTGTGCCCGACCATATCGTGAGCACACGCGAATCGCCCTGGGGTCAGGTCGTCGCCTTCTCGAACTCCGAGGGCGAGCGCTTCGAGTTTGTCGACGTCGACCCCACTCGCCTCGAGCGAGATGACGAGCGCTGATCGGGATGACGGGAAGCATCGGCGCGTTTGAGGACCTGCTCAAGAAAGCCGAGCAGCTCCTGCCAGTATGCCCTGCTGGAGGCTCGCCAGGGAAAGGCGTGAAAGCTGTGAAACTCCCCTTTGAAATAATGCGCTGAGGTGCGGGCACCGAGCCTTTGAGCGGCACGCTCCAGGCGTCGCGTATCATCCAGAAGGGGATCGGCGGTGCCCACGGCCGTGAAGAACGCGGGCATCACCCGTTGCGCCGACGTCATCGTCTCCAGCACAACGAGGGGGTCGACCAGAGGATGCGTCTCTGGATCGACAGTGCGCAGATATGCCTCGGAAGCCTCGTAGAGCTTATCGGTCACAAAGGCCGGAAGATCGCGCCGGCGCTCAAAACGCTGCGGATCGGAGACCTGCAGATAGCCGCAGGTGGGAATGATCGCCGTCGGCGCCGGGTACTCTTCGCTGAGGCTCCGCGCCCATCGCTCATGAAAGGGCTGAAGGTGTGCCACGCCCAGCGCCAGGGCCACATTGGCGCCGGATGATTCCCCGGCGACCACCCAGGGAAGCCCCTCGATGCTCAGCTCGCGACGATGGTCATGCATCCAGACCCTCGCCGCACGCGCATCTTCCAACGCCGCCGGATAAGGATGCTCGGGAGCAAGGCGGTAGTCGATGGCGAAGACCACATATCCGTGGCGAGCCAGGATCCAGGGCATGGGCCAGTGGCTGTCTTTGGATCCAATGCGAAACCCGCCGCCATGAATATAGAGAATCGCCGCGCGAGGACGCGCCCCCTGAGGGCGATAGATGTCGACGGCACCTGAATGGATGTTGTCCGAGTAGCGCTGATCGCGACAGACCTTGACCGGGAAACGTTCTCGACCAAGATCAACGTCGATCAGCCCCATGGTGTGAAGGCCGGCGAAGGCGCTGCGAATCGCGGCCTCCGAGAGGGTGCGCTCCAGCCCCACCGGCACCACATGCTCTTGCAGTCGCCGCATCCAGCTGTACGTCGGCTGGTGCTGTGAGCGCTTTTTCGGGGTTTGCCTGCTCATCGCTACTCCATGATGCAACGCGTGAAGGACACCGAACACACTATCCAAAAGCCGTGCAAAACGAAGATAACGACGAAAACACCGAAGAAAAGTTAAAACCTGACAGATTGAACACTTTTTGAACACCCCTGCCACGCAGGGGTGGACGAGGAGCCATGAAACCATCGATTTCCATCGACAGCTGGAGCGTCAAAGCGATTCGCCGGGCGCTCTCCCCCTTGCATCGCTACTTCGATGTGCAGCTGGAGGGCCTGGAGCATGTACCCGAGCAGGGGCCGGTGTTTCTTGTGGGTAACCACGCCTTGCTGGGTATCGATAGCTTCGTGCTCTTTCCGGCA
This DNA window, taken from Lujinxingia sediminis, encodes the following:
- a CDS encoding YraN family protein; the protein is MSVGSGDWIEREDVEQLGLAGEALARAYLEQKGWSIEAQNVRSRYGELDLVACKARPGEDPIVAFVEVKSRRRCDRFSPTLAVSYRKRRTIARLAHRYICQRRRTGVRYRFDVITVDFGKRPAAIVHIEGAFDAQGNTC
- the rplS gene encoding 50S ribosomal protein L19 — its product is MELLKKIAAAHLREDHPDFRPGDTVRVHLLIREGEKERVQVYEGVVLGRSGAGVEETVTVRKISNGVGVERIFPIHSPRIEKIEVASIGRVRRAKLYYLRERAGKSARIRTKRARKGGL
- a CDS encoding NAD-dependent epimerase/dehydratase family protein, producing the protein MATKKTTSDRRAMVVGAAGGLGVHLVRALSEAGWEVVAVDRRELTATGRESLLEGSPNITWHQLEGRDEAIGELMAGCQAVINAAATVNISEPYRALALDNVELPRRLYMSARDAGVEQVVQISCASVYDGERGVRTEDSPVDPYNDYERTKIEAEHELEALRAGGGPALTILRPGLLYGPGCTEMSAGLVTVVAILRDLASYLPGLRGGPRTNWCHAADVASAVMVALTHPEGRDTTLNVGDDTALSFGEVLTSIAEGYGIDLGPSVPMPTVTFWAMVSPLIDNDFAFGRMRGLLRLLWKRIQREHRLSSPLRPRLDRSALFYVREDAVMVSEKLRQLGWAPAWKDFRQGIVPTIRWYQQAGWVPRFDTEALQERRDGRVGSQYTFEEQVSGELEGSRRVSEVRAALVVTLEQWPAPPMRHEGCVEGTLSISGLALEAPLLGTVVLDYGPLPTMRYEFGFKDDEGRAHRLSFTRAMTLPHPLCSWSSARGDLIDQWGDTLGRVTLNDEGEARPRAWLGVRA
- a CDS encoding ribonuclease HII; protein product: MSQQALFTATPPEIGELERELRERGHLHIIGVDEAGRGPLAGPVHAAACWWTLSVDDASDWPGLNDSKKMQEADREVLYDALCAQPRRVAMAAASAERIDAINILQATFEAMRHAVHQLVEVREQRPDLIVVDGNMLIPDVDLPQVAVVKGDARSFAIAAASVVAKVSRDRLMREAEVRWPGYGFEGHKGYGTAAHRKAIATLGPCPLHRKSFKGVREFVGISTDLP
- a CDS encoding KamA family radical SAM protein, which codes for MSTQRFDPGPLPSLPSSYERRPRRFEHIDAQTWESWHWQHQNRLRRPEHFEDVLELSAGEREAFQKSAQRFRVAVTPHYAALMSGSNPGCGVRQQGLPQPGELRNYDFELEDPLAEEAHMPVPGITHRYPDRVLFYVSHHCPVYCRHCTRKRKVSDPTTAAARDQLAQGLEYIRTTPTARDVVVSGGDPLTLSDERLGEVLRALRAIDHVEVIRLGTRNPVTLPQRITPELCEILREVRPVYVHTHFNHPDELSQESARALRMLLDAGCVLGNQMVLLRGVNDRPETVMELNRQLLRLGCRPYYMLQCDMAQGISHFRTPLQTGLTIMKHLRGRIGGMGVPHFVVDLPGGGGKVELVPDHIVSTRESPWGQVVAFSNSEGERFEFVDVDPTRLERDDER
- a CDS encoding alpha/beta hydrolase translates to MSRQTPKKRSQHQPTYSWMRRLQEHVVPVGLERTLSEAAIRSAFAGLHTMGLIDVDLGRERFPVKVCRDQRYSDNIHSGAVDIYRPQGARPRAAILYIHGGGFRIGSKDSHWPMPWILARHGYVVFAIDYRLAPEHPYPAALEDARAARVWMHDHRRELSIEGLPWVVAGESSGANVALALGVAHLQPFHERWARSLSEEYPAPTAIIPTCGYLQVSDPQRFERRRDLPAFVTDKLYEASEAYLRTVDPETHPLVDPLVVLETMTSAQRVMPAFFTAVGTADPLLDDTRRLERAAQRLGARTSAHYFKGEFHSFHAFPWRASSRAYWQELLGFLEQVLKRADASRHPDQRSSSRSRRVGSTSTNSKRSPSEFEKATT